Proteins from a genomic interval of Harpia harpyja isolate bHarHar1 chromosome 7, bHarHar1 primary haplotype, whole genome shotgun sequence:
- the NIFK gene encoding MKI67 FHA domain-interacting nucleolar phosphoprotein encodes MAAAAEAVSVAAPVPAPSFLALEPRLQREFQQKVQRVRNNRAAKDELTPGVVYVGHLPRGLCEPQMYEYFEQFGTVKRLRLSRSKKTGASKGYGFIEFESDDVARIVADTMNNYLFSERLLKCQFISPERVHENLFKNSDKIFRKPSQPAVRRYNRIRSLIQKAKMTKRLLRKEKLLRKRLAEKGFDYDFPGFAAQELSIKRKKVKTSKKSKLNISLSSQDPTPVCTPTVLERRKASQVDDDAEDNEITLRLPPASVKNAVQRPKKQPRKRPNLKKQK; translated from the exons ATGGCGGCGGCAGCTGAGGCCGTGTCGGTGGCCGCGCCGGTACCGGCACCGTCGTTCCTGGCCTTGGAGCCGCGGCTGCAGCGCGAGTTCCAGCAGAAGGTGCAGCGGGTCCGCAACAACCGGGCAGCCAAG GACGAGCTGACGCCGGGCGTGGTGTACGTGGGGCACCTCCCGCGGGGGCTCTGCGAGCCGCAGATGTACGAGTACTTCGAGCAGTTCGGGACGGTGAAGCGGCTCCGGCTCTCGAGGAGTAAGAAG ACTGGAGCTAGCAAAGGCTACGGATTTATAGAGTTTGAGTCCGATGACGTGGCTAGGATTGTTGCAGACACAATGAACAACTACCTGTTTTCTGAAAGACTGCTAAAGT GTCAGTTCATATCTCCTGAAAGGGTCCATGAAAACCTCTTCaaaaacagtgacaaaatatTTCGGAAGCCTTCTCAGCCAGCGGTCAGGCGGTACAATAGGATACGTTCACTCATTCAGAAGGCAAAGATGACAAAGCGACTGCTGCGAAAGGAGAAACTTTTACGGAAGAGGCTGGCTGAAAAGGGGTTTGATTACGACTTCCCGGGATTT GCTGCACAGGAGCTttccataaagagaaaaaaagttaaaacatccAAGAAGTCAAAACTGAACATTTCTTTGAGCAGCCAG GATCCTACTCCAGTCTGTACTCCAACAGTGCTCGAGCGCCGGAAAGCTTCTCAGGTGGATGACGACGCAGAGGACAATGAAATAACTCTCAGACTGCCCCCTGCCAGTGTTAAGAATGCTGTGCAGAGACCAAAGAAACAGCCAAGAAAAAGACCGaacctgaagaaacagaaatag
- the TSN gene encoding translin: MSVSDMFIALQGVLTADQDIREEIRKVVQALEQTAREILTLLQGVHQGAGFQDIPKKCQKAREHFGTVRTQLESLKTKFPADQYYRFHEHWRFVLQRLVFLAAFVVYLESETLVTREAVAEILGIEADRERGFHLDIEDYLSGVLTLASELARLAVNSVTAGDYSRPLRISTFINELDSGFRLLNLKNDSLRKRYDGLKYDVKKIEEVVYDLSIRGLNKEATVGAGGEK, encoded by the exons aTGTCGGTGAGCGACATGTTCATCGCGCTGCAGGGCGTCCTCACCGCTGACCAGGACATCCGCGAG GAGATCCGGAAGGTGGTGCAGGCGCTGGAGCAGACGGCCCGGGAGATCCTGACGCTGCTGCAGGGCGTGCACCAGGGAGCCGGCTTCCAGGACA TACCAAAGAAATGTCAGAAGGCTCGTGAACACTTTGGTACAGTGAGAACACAGCTGGAATCTCTGAAGACCAAGTTTCCTGCTGATCAGTATTACAG ATTTCATGAGCACTGGAGGTTTGTGCTTCAGCGGTTGGTGTTTCTGGCAGCATTTGTAGTCTACTTGGAGTCAGAAACGTTAGTGACCCGAGAAGCTGTTGCAGAAATACTTGGGA TTGAAGCTGATCGAGAGCGGGGCTTTCACCTGGACATTGAAGACTATCTTTCTGGTGTATTAACTCTGGCCAGTGAGCTG GCCAGACTGGCAGTGAACAGCGTCACGGCTGGTGACTATTCTCGCCCTCTCCGCATCTCAACTTTTATCAATGAGCTGGATTCTGGCTTCCGTCTCCTCAACCTGAAGAACGACTCCCTGAGGAAACGTTATGATGGCCTGAAATACGACGTCAAGAAAATTGAGGAAGTGGTTTATGACCTGTCGATCAGAGGACTCAATAAGGAGGCAACAGTTGGTGCGGGTGGAGAGAAATGA